In Dermacentor silvarum isolate Dsil-2018 chromosome 2, BIME_Dsil_1.4, whole genome shotgun sequence, the following proteins share a genomic window:
- the LOC125943688 gene encoding uncharacterized protein LOC125943688: protein MVAGVPSAGGKAPAVNVAPAAAPVRVTPAVIPAVTKAPVYADPRSAEPSKMYSDVQVLMMEQTGDMAELGSYSFFNICCNLFMGACIGATTVLLVMFFFTDCRFVMKKHVEKNKSRAGIEELDRATHLDLAATTLTVLALEDTSELTSSGVESSSPEEASSSITSEDAVTNGIRKRPTTKHVAKPGPATSPDR from the exons ATGGTGGCAGGCGTTCCAAGCGCTGGAGGGAAGGCCCCGGCGGTGAATGTGGCGCCCGCAGCTGCCCCTGTCAGGGTGACCCCCGCTGTGATCCCTGCTGTGACCAAGGCGCCTGTCTATGCCGACCCGCGGAGCGCAGAACCTTCCAAGATGTACAGCGACGTGCAG GTGCTTATGATGGAACAGACCGGCGATATGGCCGAGCTGGGCTCGTATAGTTTTTTTAACATTTGCTGCAACCTGTTCATGGGCGCGTGCATCGGTGCCACGACCGTGCTCCTGGTCATGTTCTTCTTCACCGATTGCCGCTTCGTGATGAAGAAGCACGTCGAGAAGAACAAGTCGCGCGCCGGGATCGAAGAGTTGGACCGAGCCACCCATCTCGACCTCGCCGCCACCACGCTCACGGTGTTGGCGCTGGAGGACACGAGCGAGCTGACGTCCAGCGGAGTAGAAAG CTCTTCTCCGGAGGAGGCAAGCTCGTCGATAACTAGCGAGGACGCCGTGACGAATGGCATTCGGAAGCGGCCGACTACGAAGCACGTGGCCAAACCAGGGCCTGCCACGAGTCCCGACCGCTGA